In Persephonella sp. IF05-L8, the following are encoded in one genomic region:
- the thiE gene encoding thiamine phosphate synthase, with amino-acid sequence MQAFLKKYYAITDRKQFRYDFEIQIKRMLDAGIRMFQLREKDLSSDQLFDFAQKLSNLLKGYDASFFINDRVDIAVLAGANGVHLPSKSVPIEVIKHKFPELIVGKSCHSVEEAIKAEKEGADYITFSPIFETPGKGEPKGLKALKEVVQKVNIPVYALGGITEDKIPEILKTGAYGIAGIRIFIK; translated from the coding sequence TCAGATATGATTTTGAAATCCAGATAAAAAGGATGCTTGATGCAGGCATCCGAATGTTTCAATTGAGGGAAAAGGATTTATCCTCTGACCAACTTTTTGACTTTGCACAGAAATTATCAAATCTTTTGAAGGGATATGATGCCTCATTTTTTATTAATGATAGGGTTGATATAGCCGTCTTGGCAGGTGCTAATGGTGTTCATCTGCCTTCAAAGTCTGTTCCAATTGAAGTAATAAAGCATAAATTCCCAGAGCTGATTGTTGGTAAATCATGCCATTCTGTTGAGGAGGCAATAAAAGCAGAAAAAGAAGGTGCAGATTATATAACATTTTCCCCGATATTTGAAACTCCTGGAAAGGGGGAGCCAAAAGGATTAAAAGCCTTAAAGGAAGTAGTCCAGAAGGTTAATATCCCTGTTTACGCCCTTGGAGGTATTACAGAAGATAAAATTCCTGAGATTTTAAAAACAGGTGCCTACGGCATCGCAGGCATAAGAATTTTTATCAAATAG
- the carB gene encoding carbamoyl-phosphate synthase large subunit yields the protein MKKGKVIILGSGPNRIGQGIEFDYACVHCVWALKEEGYEAIMVNCNPETVSTDYDTSDKLFFEPIVYEDVVNIIESEQPVGVVVQFGGQTPLKLAVPLQNAGINILGTSPESIDIAEDRERFRELIIKLGLKQPESGIARSKEEAILTAEKIGYPVLVRPSYVLGGRAMRLVYDTAELLEYIEEAVYVSEDKPLLIDRFLEDAVELDVDAVADGEDVLVGAVMEHIEEAGIHSGDSATCIPPYTLPDEIIYEVKRQTRELAKALDVRGLMNVQYAVKDNEIYVIEVNPRASRTVPFVSKAIGYPLAKIASKIIIGKKLREIIPEVFEIKEPHPASDFRDKNFKRYSIKEVVFPWNRFPEVDPLLGPEMKSTGEVMGIDEDFGMAFWKAQAAAGSILPTEGIVFISVADKDKPYVVEIAKKLVDMGFTIYATEGTHKYLSEKGIPSTRVSKLSEERPNVVDRIRNGEIKIVINTPSGKRERSDAYFIRRAAVEHKVPYFTTIRAAKAAVEAINSYKNKQFTVNPLQDIFG from the coding sequence ATGAAAAAAGGAAAGGTAATTATATTAGGTAGCGGTCCTAACAGAATAGGACAGGGTATAGAGTTTGATTATGCCTGTGTTCATTGTGTATGGGCATTGAAAGAAGAAGGCTACGAAGCAATAATGGTAAACTGCAACCCTGAAACCGTTTCAACAGACTACGACACATCAGACAAGCTATTCTTTGAGCCTATAGTTTATGAAGATGTTGTAAATATCATAGAAAGCGAGCAACCAGTAGGAGTTGTTGTCCAGTTTGGAGGACAGACCCCTTTAAAGCTGGCTGTTCCATTGCAAAATGCAGGTATAAATATTCTTGGAACTTCTCCTGAAAGTATTGATATTGCAGAAGACAGGGAAAGATTTAGAGAGCTTATTATAAAACTTGGTCTAAAACAGCCTGAAAGTGGTATAGCAAGGTCAAAGGAAGAAGCAATTCTAACAGCAGAAAAAATAGGCTATCCAGTGCTTGTTAGACCTTCTTATGTTCTTGGTGGAAGAGCTATGAGGCTTGTTTATGATACAGCCGAACTACTGGAATATATAGAAGAAGCTGTTTATGTATCAGAAGATAAACCCCTTCTGATAGATAGATTTCTGGAAGATGCTGTTGAGCTTGATGTTGATGCAGTAGCTGATGGGGAAGATGTACTGGTTGGAGCTGTTATGGAGCATATAGAAGAAGCAGGAATTCACTCAGGGGATAGTGCAACCTGTATTCCACCTTATACACTACCAGATGAAATCATATACGAAGTCAAAAGACAGACCAGAGAACTGGCAAAAGCCCTTGATGTTAGAGGTCTTATGAATGTCCAGTATGCAGTAAAGGATAATGAGATTTATGTGATAGAAGTTAATCCGAGGGCTTCACGAACAGTTCCATTTGTAAGTAAAGCAATAGGTTATCCACTGGCAAAAATCGCCTCAAAAATCATAATAGGTAAAAAGCTTAGGGAAATAATTCCAGAAGTATTTGAGATAAAAGAGCCCCATCCAGCCTCAGATTTCAGGGATAAAAACTTCAAAAGATATTCAATTAAAGAAGTGGTATTTCCATGGAACAGATTTCCGGAAGTTGACCCATTACTTGGTCCCGAGATGAAATCCACAGGTGAGGTAATGGGAATAGATGAGGATTTTGGAATGGCATTCTGGAAAGCTCAGGCAGCAGCAGGCTCAATATTACCAACAGAGGGAATTGTATTTATATCAGTGGCAGACAAGGACAAACCATATGTGGTAGAAATAGCAAAGAAGCTTGTAGATATGGGCTTTACAATATATGCAACAGAAGGAACTCATAAATATTTAAGTGAGAAAGGAATTCCATCAACAAGAGTAAGTAAGCTTTCAGAAGAAAGACCAAATGTGGTAGATAGAATTAGAAATGGAGAAATTAAAATTGTAATAAACACCCCTTCTGGTAAACGGGAAAGGTCTGATGCATACTTTATAAGAAGGGCTGCAGTAGAACATAAAGTTCCATACTTTACAACAATAAGGGCTGCAAAAGCTGCTGTTGAAGCAATAAATTCTTATAAAAATAAACAGTTTACAGTTAATCCTTTACAGGATATATTTGGATAA
- the tpx gene encoding thiol peroxidase, with product MAVTVNLKGNPVALAGPEINVGDRAPEAVVVASDLSEKTIGGAKGKPQLIITVPSLDTPVCETETKKFNELVAGLDIDVTVVSMDLPFAEKRFCESYNIGNVTVASDFRYRDMEKYGVLIAEGALKGILARAVFVVDAEGKVVYKQLVPEITEEPNYDDVLACVKSL from the coding sequence ATGGCAGTAACAGTTAACTTAAAAGGAAATCCAGTTGCTTTAGCAGGGCCTGAAATCAATGTTGGAGACAGAGCCCCAGAGGCAGTTGTTGTAGCTTCTGACCTTTCAGAAAAAACAATTGGTGGTGCAAAAGGAAAACCACAACTTATTATTACAGTTCCATCACTTGACACACCTGTATGTGAAACAGAAACTAAAAAATTCAATGAACTTGTTGCAGGTCTTGATATTGATGTTACAGTTGTTTCTATGGACTTACCGTTTGCAGAAAAGAGATTTTGTGAGTCTTACAACATTGGAAATGTAACAGTTGCTTCTGACTTCAGATACAGAGATATGGAAAAATACGGGGTTCTGATTGCAGAAGGAGCACTTAAAGGAATTTTAGCAAGAGCTGTTTTTGTTGTTGATGCAGAAGGAAAAGTTGTTTACAAGCAGCTTGTTCCTGAAATCACAGAAGAGCCTAACTACGACGACGTTTTGGCTTGCGTAAAATCTTTATAA
- a CDS encoding TIGR00703 family protein produces MNIVELRELQAINTLVFETLGQPEKEREFKLKALKRWGFDLLFGKKGGETTYFTAETGKREVGDKYTEEDVHYEVEEIIHELPKNKKIFAHIEMMHGRAYLVGELREGEENIEILRVPAGSILLAYFKKHKLHNLIEALKNVGTALELVKQRGQEGKPVPYEQLPNVARRFLRGAKDLEKDAGFGRVALSYWGENKDGDARFRVSWLLPTIALFDIDIAEKADKLLAAFK; encoded by the coding sequence ATGAATATTGTAGAACTGAGGGAATTACAGGCGATTAATACCCTTGTATTTGAGACGCTGGGACAACCAGAAAAGGAAAGGGAGTTTAAACTAAAAGCTCTCAAAAGATGGGGTTTTGACCTTTTATTTGGTAAAAAAGGGGGAGAAACCACATATTTCACAGCAGAAACAGGAAAAAGAGAAGTAGGGGACAAATACACAGAGGAAGATGTCCACTATGAAGTGGAAGAAATCATCCATGAGCTTCCTAAAAACAAAAAGATATTTGCCCATATTGAGATGATGCACGGAAGGGCATATCTGGTAGGGGAGTTGAGGGAAGGAGAAGAAAATATAGAAATCTTAAGAGTTCCAGCAGGTAGCATTCTCCTTGCCTATTTTAAGAAACATAAACTTCATAATCTTATTGAGGCATTAAAAAATGTTGGAACAGCCCTGGAACTTGTTAAACAAAGAGGTCAGGAAGGAAAACCTGTTCCCTATGAGCAGCTTCCCAATGTGGCAAGGAGATTTTTAAGGGGAGCAAAAGACCTTGAAAAAGACGCAGGATTTGGAAGGGTAGCTCTCTCCTACTGGGGAGAGAACAAGGATGGGGATGCAAGATTTAGAGTGTCATGGTTATTGCCAACTATAGCCCTGTTTGACATCGACATAGCAGAAAAAGCAGACAAACTACTGGCAGCATTTAAGTAG
- the pfdA gene encoding prefoldin subunit alpha, translating to MAKKEVKKQPTTEELSRELRGYIAQIEALRAEIAVIDENIATYRTAIKTINNLRDLGKGKNILIPIGAGAQIEAKIENPDRIVVSIGSGISAELNAEEALTQIAKEIASLQALRRTLEEAIAEAYAKTEELLQKTREIGQEEGKSSK from the coding sequence ATGGCAAAAAAAGAGGTAAAAAAACAACCTACAACAGAGGAACTCAGCAGAGAGCTCAGAGGATACATAGCTCAAATTGAGGCTCTCAGAGCTGAAATTGCAGTTATTGATGAAAATATAGCAACTTACAGAACTGCAATTAAAACAATAAACAACCTGAGGGACTTAGGTAAGGGTAAAAATATTCTCATCCCAATCGGAGCAGGAGCTCAGATTGAGGCAAAAATTGAAAACCCAGACAGAATAGTAGTCAGCATAGGTTCTGGAATATCTGCAGAGCTTAATGCAGAAGAGGCTTTAACACAGATAGCCAAAGAAATAGCCTCTCTGCAAGCACTTAGAAGAACACTTGAGGAAGCGATAGCTGAGGCTTATGCAAAAACAGAAGAACTACTCCAGAAAACAAGAGAAATAGGACAGGAAGAGGGTAAATCCTCAAAATAA
- a CDS encoding YfdX family protein has product MRKLLGAVLSAAVIVSPVFAKEENKKTNIQQKQETASSLIESSGKRSTQKVREQELQKIIKEAASIYAEGNRILFLLTHDKIEEAKKALKALKERVDKLEKQYQGKMVRLPIDVIVNEVVGITDIEQAKKLAEEVKKAVKNNDFVKARILLNALRSEIVIETVYLPIGLYKQAIDLAYKFLEEGKVKNAISQLQVAMNTIEIDTTIIPEPIAIASLLVEDASKRFKDNPEQALKLLEEAKKQIKLAKVLGYVRNDKDIEPLIKQIEKLEKEVKAKTGTKEKFKSLFESIEKFKESSTQTSTK; this is encoded by the coding sequence ATGAGAAAACTATTAGGTGCTGTTTTATCAGCGGCAGTTATAGTTTCTCCTGTTTTTGCAAAAGAAGAAAACAAGAAAACAAATATACAGCAAAAACAGGAAACAGCAAGTTCTCTTATTGAAAGCTCTGGAAAAAGAAGCACACAAAAAGTAAGAGAGCAGGAACTTCAAAAAATTATAAAAGAAGCAGCAAGCATTTATGCAGAAGGAAACAGAATTTTATTTTTGCTTACCCACGACAAGATAGAGGAAGCCAAAAAAGCTCTGAAAGCCCTTAAAGAAAGAGTAGATAAGTTAGAAAAACAGTATCAGGGTAAAATGGTCAGACTGCCTATAGACGTTATTGTTAATGAAGTGGTAGGAATAACAGATATAGAACAGGCCAAAAAACTTGCAGAAGAAGTTAAAAAGGCAGTTAAAAACAATGATTTTGTAAAAGCAAGAATTTTACTGAATGCATTAAGGTCAGAAATAGTTATAGAAACTGTATATCTGCCTATTGGACTTTATAAACAGGCTATAGACCTTGCATATAAATTCCTTGAAGAAGGCAAGGTCAAAAATGCTATTTCTCAACTTCAAGTTGCTATGAATACTATAGAAATTGATACAACCATAATCCCAGAGCCAATTGCTATAGCATCACTTCTTGTTGAAGATGCCTCTAAACGCTTTAAAGATAATCCAGAGCAGGCTCTAAAACTTCTTGAGGAAGCTAAAAAACAGATTAAACTGGCTAAAGTCCTTGGTTATGTAAGAAATGATAAGGATATAGAACCTCTCATAAAACAGATAGAAAAACTGGAAAAAGAGGTTAAAGCAAAAACAGGAACAAAAGAGAAGTTTAAATCTCTCTTTGAAAGCATAGAGAAGTTCAAAGAAAGTTCTACACAAACAAGCACCAAATAA
- a CDS encoding DUF1931 family protein, with amino-acid sequence MAVVGAAKLEALMRKAASLDIDKNKAKEITDIVEKKLYDLLLIGERNASYNAREVIWEADVPLTKGFLESMQKFRKLEEEIAVEDVLNFLATMPPLKYPLEAELEKRLPEIVGTLIYILAQLIKEIAPESRKPSSEDIEKAGKILDLTM; translated from the coding sequence ATGGCAGTAGTTGGGGCAGCCAAACTGGAAGCACTTATGAGAAAAGCGGCAAGCCTTGATATTGACAAAAACAAGGCAAAGGAAATCACCGATATTGTTGAAAAAAAACTTTATGACTTGCTTTTAATTGGTGAAAGAAATGCAAGTTATAATGCCAGAGAAGTTATCTGGGAAGCAGATGTGCCTCTTACAAAAGGGTTCTTAGAGTCAATGCAAAAATTTAGAAAGCTTGAGGAAGAAATAGCTGTTGAGGATGTTTTAAATTTCCTTGCCACAATGCCACCTTTAAAATATCCACTGGAAGCAGAACTGGAAAAAAGACTTCCAGAAATAGTAGGAACTCTTATATACATCCTTGCTCAGCTTATTAAAGAAATAGCTCCAGAAAGCAGAAAACCATCTTCAGAAGATATAGAAAAAGCAGGAAAAATATTAGATTTAACTATGTAA
- a CDS encoding YqhA family protein, protein MFKILETIIERILWESRFMIFLAVVSSVLAAFVLVMIGTYDIFIVIKDATHMFSSKEYFKEFHKEAIKNIVSAVDVYLIATVLLIFGLGLYELFISKIDPMEKDTKSSKILVVHTLDQLKEKLAKVILMVLIVTFFKYAIEFKYEDIKNLLFLSVGVFLIALSIYFMHKGHSEEHNEH, encoded by the coding sequence TTGTTTAAGATATTGGAAACCATTATTGAGAGGATTTTATGGGAAAGTAGGTTTATGATTTTTCTTGCTGTGGTATCCAGCGTTCTTGCTGCTTTTGTTTTAGTTATGATAGGAACGTATGATATATTCATAGTCATTAAAGATGCAACTCATATGTTCTCTTCCAAAGAGTATTTCAAAGAATTTCATAAAGAGGCAATTAAAAATATAGTTTCTGCAGTTGATGTTTATCTAATAGCTACAGTTCTACTTATATTTGGCTTAGGTTTATATGAGCTTTTTATATCCAAAATAGACCCTATGGAAAAAGATACTAAATCATCCAAAATCCTTGTAGTTCATACCTTAGACCAGTTAAAAGAAAAACTTGCAAAAGTAATCCTTATGGTTTTAATTGTTACATTTTTCAAATATGCCATTGAGTTTAAATATGAAGATATTAAAAATCTTCTATTCCTCAGTGTAGGTGTCTTCCTGATAGCCCTATCTATCTACTTTATGCATAAAGGACACAGCGAGGAACACAACGAGCATTAA
- the recN gene encoding DNA repair protein RecN gives MLSKIKIGKFLYIKDIELELTDGLNVFTGETGVGKSLIVDAISFVLGKKGKYSEGDYVELSFENIDNQFAEDGLLFLAREVKNGKSYYYVNGKRATLSTLKEASEGIIAIHGQHHQQALFNRKEHIKMLDKYAQIDNLLEKYRKLYREYKSLEKEEQELIQQQSNRLRELDILKYQLQELEEADLKEGEKQQLEEKYNYLSNILKIKEAVYNASWNLSEDENSVIEKLSEIIKELQKVSEFSKEIQNALNTLEEAKAILEDAGFSLSKIDLDYDQSSLEEIENRLNLINRLEIKYNTDEKGLIALKEEFKNRIEQLENLEFKLPQIQKQKKKILQQVKSLAEEISHKRKAAAENFSKEITKHLKDLAMKEAVFTVEITEKPLDIDGKDSVIFKFSANKGFQPEPIDEVASGGEISRLSLAIKLIAGSDVSCMIFDEIDTGIGGKTALYMAEKLKKLSERYQVILITHLPQIAVYGDKHFYVEKLHKEDYTVASIKELDQKERIEEIARMLSGKKDTKSLQLAQELLSSVR, from the coding sequence ATGCTTTCAAAAATCAAAATCGGAAAGTTTTTATACATAAAGGATATAGAGCTTGAGCTTACAGATGGCCTTAATGTGTTTACAGGAGAAACGGGAGTAGGTAAATCTCTAATAGTTGATGCTATATCGTTTGTTTTGGGAAAAAAAGGCAAATACTCTGAAGGGGATTATGTGGAGCTAAGTTTTGAAAATATAGATAACCAGTTTGCAGAAGATGGATTACTATTCTTAGCCAGAGAAGTAAAAAATGGCAAAAGCTATTATTATGTAAATGGCAAAAGGGCAACCCTATCCACATTAAAAGAAGCTTCCGAAGGTATTATTGCAATCCATGGCCAGCATCATCAACAGGCTTTATTTAACCGTAAAGAACATATCAAAATGCTGGACAAATATGCTCAAATAGACAATTTACTTGAAAAATATAGAAAGCTTTACAGAGAGTATAAATCCCTTGAAAAAGAAGAACAGGAACTTATCCAGCAACAATCAAATCGTTTAAGGGAACTGGACATACTTAAATATCAGCTTCAAGAACTGGAAGAAGCAGACCTGAAAGAAGGTGAAAAACAGCAACTTGAAGAAAAATATAACTATTTATCAAATATTTTAAAAATAAAAGAAGCAGTTTATAATGCCAGCTGGAATTTATCTGAGGATGAAAACTCTGTAATAGAAAAACTATCAGAAATTATAAAAGAGCTGCAAAAAGTATCCGAATTTTCAAAGGAAATACAGAACGCCCTGAACACTTTAGAAGAAGCAAAGGCAATTTTAGAAGATGCAGGATTTTCCCTATCAAAAATAGACCTTGATTATGACCAGTCTTCCCTTGAAGAGATAGAAAACAGACTAAATCTAATAAACAGACTGGAAATAAAATACAACACAGATGAAAAAGGTCTTATTGCGCTAAAAGAAGAATTTAAAAACAGGATTGAACAGCTTGAAAACCTTGAGTTTAAACTACCTCAAATTCAAAAACAAAAGAAGAAAATACTCCAACAAGTAAAATCCCTTGCAGAAGAGATATCACACAAAAGAAAAGCCGCAGCTGAAAACTTTAGCAAAGAAATAACAAAGCACCTCAAAGACCTTGCAATGAAAGAAGCTGTTTTTACCGTTGAAATCACAGAAAAACCCCTTGATATAGATGGAAAAGACAGCGTAATATTCAAATTCTCTGCAAACAAAGGCTTCCAGCCTGAACCGATAGATGAGGTTGCCTCAGGTGGAGAGATTTCCCGTTTATCCCTTGCAATCAAGCTGATAGCCGGTAGTGATGTCAGTTGTATGATATTTGATGAGATAGACACAGGAATAGGTGGAAAAACAGCACTTTACATGGCAGAAAAACTGAAAAAACTCTCCGAAAGATATCAGGTAATACTGATAACCCATTTACCACAGATAGCCGTTTATGGAGACAAACATTTCTATGTGGAAAAACTCCATAAGGAAGATTATACTGTTGCTTCCATTAAAGAGCTTGACCAGAAAGAAAGAATTGAGGAAATAGCAAGAATGCTTAGTGGTAAAAAAGATACAAAAAGTCTTCAACTGGCACAGGAGCTACTGAGCAGTGTCAGATAA
- the truA gene encoding tRNA pseudouridine(38-40) synthase TruA, giving the protein MSDKKKHNYKLTIRYIGTKYHGWQRQPNHITVQQVIEDNLRQLFKEKITLIASGRTDAGVHALGQVANFKTFSYREPKEIYKYLNATLPRDIGIVSCEEVPLSFNARFSAKGKTYFYRIYTKPDPFLYGFGWYVSKRLNILKMQEALSLISKYRNLKSMAKKGEYLREEVDIRELFLKYDGTIIEIHITASHFLRYMVRKIVGHVVRVGTGSLSIDELKEILDAADPNRGIYIAPPEGLFLKEVYY; this is encoded by the coding sequence GTGTCAGATAAGAAAAAGCATAACTACAAACTTACAATCAGATATATCGGAACAAAATATCACGGCTGGCAAAGACAACCTAATCATATTACAGTGCAACAGGTGATAGAGGACAATCTACGCCAGCTTTTTAAAGAAAAAATCACCCTTATTGCTTCAGGTAGAACAGATGCAGGGGTTCATGCTCTTGGTCAGGTTGCAAATTTTAAAACATTCTCTTACAGAGAGCCAAAAGAAATATACAAATATCTAAATGCAACCCTACCCCGTGATATAGGAATAGTTTCCTGTGAGGAAGTCCCTTTATCTTTTAATGCCAGATTTAGTGCAAAGGGGAAAACTTATTTTTACCGTATATATACAAAACCTGACCCGTTTTTGTATGGATTTGGCTGGTATGTATCCAAAAGACTTAATATTCTCAAAATGCAGGAAGCTCTATCTCTAATATCAAAATACAGAAATTTAAAGAGTATGGCTAAAAAAGGAGAGTATCTGAGGGAAGAGGTTGATATAAGAGAATTATTTTTAAAATATGACGGAACAATTATTGAAATCCATATCACAGCCTCCCATTTTTTAAGATATATGGTCAGAAAAATTGTGGGACATGTAGTTCGGGTGGGGACTGGTTCGTTATCTATAGATGAACTAAAAGAAATATTAGATGCAGCTGACCCAAATAGAGGTATCTATATAGCCCCACCTGAAGGGTTATTTCTGAAAGAAGTTTATTACTAA
- the era gene encoding GTPase Era, which translates to MEENKNFKAGFVALIGRPNVGKSTIMNNILGTKLSIVSPKPQTTRMRILGVKHDKDAQIIFLDTPGVQKGKDLLTKVVMESAVGSMEEADVLVMIIEADKGWTKEDELILNNYIKKLNKPTVLVINKIDKMQDKRLLLPLIEESSKKHDFVEIIPMSAIKGENLDRFVETLKKYLPTSPPLFPEDQITDLPLRFYIAEIIREKIFHNTRQELPYSAAVEVESIEEKGNLVVINATIYVEKENHKGIIIGKKGQMLKKIGQQARQELEALLGKKVHLNLWVKVKPRWKEDIRLLKMLGYQYIS; encoded by the coding sequence ATGGAAGAAAACAAAAATTTCAAAGCTGGCTTTGTGGCTTTAATAGGTAGGCCAAATGTTGGAAAATCAACAATTATGAATAATATACTGGGAACAAAGCTGTCTATTGTTAGCCCAAAGCCCCAGACAACAAGAATGAGAATACTTGGGGTAAAACATGACAAAGACGCCCAGATTATTTTCTTGGACACTCCCGGCGTCCAAAAGGGGAAAGACCTGCTTACAAAGGTAGTTATGGAATCTGCTGTTGGTAGCATGGAAGAGGCTGACGTGCTGGTAATGATAATAGAAGCTGACAAAGGCTGGACTAAAGAAGATGAACTGATACTAAATAACTACATCAAAAAATTAAACAAACCCACAGTTCTGGTTATAAACAAAATAGACAAAATGCAGGACAAAAGACTTCTCCTTCCTCTTATAGAAGAAAGCAGCAAAAAACACGATTTTGTAGAAATTATACCAATGTCTGCAATAAAAGGAGAAAACCTTGATAGATTTGTGGAAACTCTGAAGAAATATCTACCTACATCTCCGCCACTATTTCCAGAAGACCAGATTACAGACCTGCCCCTGAGATTTTATATAGCTGAAATTATCAGAGAAAAAATATTCCATAACACAAGACAGGAACTTCCTTATTCTGCTGCTGTTGAAGTAGAAAGCATTGAAGAAAAAGGAAATCTTGTTGTAATCAATGCCACGATATATGTAGAAAAAGAAAATCATAAAGGAATTATCATAGGCAAAAAAGGACAGATGCTTAAGAAAATAGGACAGCAGGCAAGACAGGAGTTAGAAGCCTTACTGGGTAAAAAAGTCCATCTTAATTTATGGGTAAAAGTAAAACCAAGATGGAAGGAAGATATAAGACTTCTTAAAATGCTTGGATACCAGTACATTTCCTAA
- the mgtE gene encoding magnesium transporter gives MLTPTLNVLKETFKRLLYKGNYKALERILQKTHKGDLVAIFRYLSHQERVKIFQILMNVDIEKASDLLYDLDEDIQLEILRALPTKEAVRILITFSTGEIAKIIDKLPVDLQNALLQKLATEEREELEKFISYGEDSVAPLISEEYIAVEEEKTIEEVLNVIRSAPEDVEVIYIYVVDKKERLIGVASIKEILTAPSNAQIKDIMTTDVIAIKENATKSEAIDIFQRYDLLVIPVVDEENELIGVIYIDDILDAITEKTTEDFFKMAGAQEEELFYTNQILKTAKLRLPWLLVVVFGELVSAFIISAFDFTIKQFLPVIFFLPLVAAISGMISSQSAIITARGLATGKITEYFKDFIHFLFREVKVAVIIAFVVALIVGVIATIWISAHIIGIVVGIALFFNIVIAAFVGGILPYISLKLNKDPTVATGPITLTLNDIFGILIYLGIATFFLEYLKV, from the coding sequence ATGCTAACACCCACATTAAATGTTTTAAAGGAAACTTTTAAGAGGCTTTTATATAAGGGAAATTACAAAGCATTAGAACGTATATTGCAAAAAACCCACAAAGGTGACCTTGTTGCAATATTCCGTTATCTTTCCCATCAGGAAAGGGTAAAAATATTCCAGATACTTATGAATGTTGATATAGAAAAAGCCTCTGACCTGCTTTATGACCTTGATGAAGATATTCAGCTTGAGATACTGAGAGCACTTCCTACAAAGGAAGCTGTCAGAATTCTTATTACATTCTCCACTGGAGAAATTGCGAAAATTATAGACAAACTCCCTGTTGACCTCCAAAATGCACTTCTCCAGAAACTTGCCACAGAAGAAAGGGAAGAACTGGAAAAATTCATATCTTACGGAGAAGACAGCGTAGCTCCACTGATAAGCGAGGAATACATTGCTGTTGAAGAGGAAAAAACTATTGAAGAGGTTCTAAATGTTATCAGAAGTGCACCTGAAGATGTTGAGGTAATTTATATATATGTTGTTGACAAAAAAGAAAGGCTTATTGGTGTTGCATCAATTAAAGAAATTTTAACAGCCCCTTCCAACGCTCAGATTAAAGATATAATGACCACTGATGTTATAGCAATTAAAGAAAATGCAACAAAATCTGAGGCTATAGATATATTCCAGAGATATGACCTGCTTGTTATACCTGTAGTTGATGAGGAAAATGAGCTAATAGGAGTTATTTACATAGATGATATTCTTGATGCCATAACAGAAAAAACCACAGAAGATTTCTTCAAAATGGCAGGAGCTCAGGAAGAAGAGCTTTTTTATACAAATCAGATATTAAAAACAGCAAAATTAAGACTTCCGTGGCTTCTGGTTGTTGTATTCGGTGAGCTTGTTTCTGCATTTATTATCAGTGCTTTCGATTTTACGATAAAGCAGTTTTTACCAGTCATATTCTTTTTACCCCTTGTAGCTGCAATAAGTGGAATGATAAGCTCCCAGTCTGCAATTATCACAGCAAGAGGACTTGCCACAGGTAAAATAACAGAATATTTCAAAGATTTTATACACTTTTTATTCAGAGAAGTTAAAGTTGCTGTTATTATAGCTTTTGTTGTAGCCCTTATCGTCGGTGTCATAGCAACAATCTGGATTAGTGCCCATATAATTGGTATTGTTGTAGGAATAGCCTTGTTTTTCAATATTGTTATTGCTGCCTTTGTTGGAGGAATACTCCCTTACATATCACTTAAACTAAATAAAGACCCGACTGTAGCGACGGGTCCCATTACTTTAACTCTTAATGATATTTTTGGAATACTTATTTATCTTGGGATAGCTACATTTTTCTTAGAATATCTGAAGGTTTAA